From the genome of Armatimonadota bacterium, one region includes:
- the fmt gene encoding methionyl-tRNA formyltransferase, whose amino-acid sequence MRIIFFGTTDFAAVCLHALARAGHELPAVVTQPDRPAGRGLRLRLSPIKERAQELGLRVEAPADPNAAAFVRLLQDLKAELFSVAAYGHIFGRGLLAAPARGCVNVHASLLPRYRGAAPIHHALLNGDTETGVTIIWMDERMDAGDIILRRALPIAPEEDVGELERKLAALGAQALVEAVALIERGAAPRLAQDDGQATYAPALARARAQIDWGESALQICNLVRGANPTPGAFTFHRGKRLKVLRAQVAEKALPTAGNAGEIVETDARGVLVRAGAGAVLLLQVQPDAKRPMSGAAYVRGYRVEVGEALGGVSGE is encoded by the coding sequence ATGCGCATCATCTTCTTCGGAACCACGGATTTCGCCGCCGTTTGCTTGCACGCCCTGGCGCGGGCGGGGCACGAGCTGCCGGCGGTAGTCACGCAGCCGGACCGGCCGGCGGGGCGGGGGCTGCGCCTACGCCTGTCGCCGATCAAAGAGCGCGCGCAGGAGCTGGGCCTGCGGGTGGAGGCCCCCGCGGACCCCAACGCGGCGGCCTTCGTCCGTCTGCTCCAGGACCTCAAGGCCGAGCTTTTCTCCGTCGCCGCCTACGGGCACATCTTCGGTCGGGGCTTGCTCGCGGCGCCGGCGCGCGGGTGCGTCAATGTCCACGCCTCCCTGCTGCCGCGCTACCGCGGCGCCGCCCCCATCCACCACGCGCTGCTCAACGGCGATACCGAGACCGGCGTCACCATCATCTGGATGGACGAGCGCATGGACGCCGGCGACATCATTCTGCGGCGCGCGCTGCCCATTGCCCCCGAGGAGGACGTGGGTGAGCTCGAACGCAAGCTCGCGGCGCTGGGCGCGCAGGCGCTGGTCGAGGCGGTGGCTCTGATCGAGCGCGGCGCCGCCCCGCGCCTGGCGCAGGATGACGGGCAGGCGACCTACGCCCCGGCCCTTGCCCGCGCGCGCGCGCAGATAGACTGGGGCGAGAGCGCGCTCCAGATTTGCAACTTGGTGCGCGGCGCCAATCCGACGCCGGGCGCGTTCACCTTTCATCGCGGCAAGCGCCTCAAGGTGCTGCGGGCGCAGGTGGCGGAAAAGGCGCTGCCGACGGCAGGAAACGCGGGGGAAATCGTGGAAACCGATGCGCGGGGGGTGCTGGTGAGGGCCGGAGCGGGAGCGGTGCTGCTGCTGCAGGTGCAGCCGGACGC
- the def gene encoding peptide deformylase codes for MSASDDILHYGHSVLRRKAAPVAKLDAEIADLAARLTSTLERAGGLGLAAPQIGAGLCVIAYDIGDGPQVLINPRVAKSEGEQASVEGCLSLPRLYGQVQRAERAVVSGRDLQGRAVTSEAEDLLARVLQHEIDHLQGVLFVDRVDPDTLYWALGDAQHDDESQRVPTTLEDALKVFEAHMASRR; via the coding sequence ATGTCCGCCAGCGACGACATCCTGCATTACGGTCATTCCGTGCTGCGGCGCAAGGCCGCGCCGGTGGCCAAGCTCGACGCCGAGATCGCCGACCTCGCCGCGCGCCTGACGAGCACCCTCGAGCGCGCGGGGGGGCTGGGGTTGGCGGCCCCCCAGATCGGGGCCGGTCTGTGCGTCATCGCCTATGACATCGGAGACGGGCCGCAGGTGCTGATCAACCCCCGCGTGGCGAAGAGCGAGGGCGAGCAGGCGTCGGTCGAGGGATGCCTGAGCCTCCCGCGGCTATACGGACAAGTGCAGCGCGCCGAGCGCGCGGTGGTCAGCGGCCGCGACCTCCAGGGTCGCGCCGTCACCAGCGAGGCCGAGGACCTGCTGGCGCGCGTGCTGCAGCACGAGATAGATCACCTCCAGGGGGTGCTGTTCGTGGACCGCGTTGATCCCGACACCCTCTATTGGGCGCTGGGCGACGCCCAGCACGATGACGAGTCCCAGCGCGTGCCAACGACGCTGGAGGACGCGCTCAAGGTGTTCGAGGCGCACATGGCCTCTCGCAGGTAG
- a CDS encoding phosphotransferase, giving the protein MNSTPAPETLVAVLWPDYRLAAPTACQPLQSGFNDHYLIATAEGEYVLRVYQRGWRTAQDIAYELAALTHLEARGVPVCAPIAGRDGAYQRAIQEAEGPRIAVLFPSAPGEKPDATNPDVVRTCGRVMALIHHHTDGFTCEYRRFRLDLDHLLDQPLAGILPYLADRPADTAFLQVVARELRAGLEARISRLDWGFCHGDFHGGNARLDADGTLRVFDFDCGGPGWRAYDLSVCRLYCGEQALWEAFCRGYQEVRPLPEATVAAVSWFIVARQLWRLALFADNWPRLTGFSVNDDFLDRHLGVLRERVGKYLPELAG; this is encoded by the coding sequence GTGAACTCGACGCCGGCGCCGGAGACGCTGGTCGCAGTCCTCTGGCCCGACTATCGCCTCGCCGCGCCTACCGCCTGTCAGCCGCTCCAGAGCGGGTTCAATGACCACTATCTGATCGCGACGGCGGAGGGCGAGTACGTGCTGCGGGTGTATCAGCGCGGGTGGCGGACGGCGCAGGACATCGCCTACGAACTCGCCGCGCTCACCCATCTGGAGGCGCGCGGCGTTCCCGTCTGCGCGCCGATTGCCGGGCGGGACGGCGCCTACCAACGCGCGATCCAGGAGGCGGAAGGACCGCGGATTGCCGTCCTCTTCCCGAGTGCGCCGGGGGAGAAGCCTGATGCCACAAACCCTGATGTGGTTCGCACCTGCGGCCGCGTCATGGCGCTGATCCACCACCATACTGACGGCTTCACCTGCGAGTATCGGCGCTTCCGCCTTGATCTCGACCACCTGCTCGATCAGCCGCTCGCAGGAATCCTTCCTTACCTGGCAGACCGGCCGGCGGATACCGCGTTCCTTCAGGTGGTAGCCAGGGAACTGCGCGCGGGGTTGGAGGCCCGGATTAGCAGGCTGGACTGGGGGTTCTGCCATGGCGATTTCCACGGCGGCAATGCCCGCCTCGATGCCGATGGCACGCTACGCGTGTTCGACTTCGACTGCGGCGGCCCCGGCTGGCGCGCCTATGACCTCTCTGTCTGCCGCTTGTACTGCGGGGAGCAGGCCCTGTGGGAGGCCTTTTGCAGGGGATACCAGGAAGTCCGTCCCCTGCCCGAGGCAACCGTCGCCGCGGTCTCTTGGTTCATCGTCGCCCGCCAACTATGGCGGCTGGCGCTGTTCGCAGACAACTGGCCCCGTCTCACCGGCTTCTCTGTGAACGATGATTTCCTTGACCGGCATCTCGGCGTCCTGCGCGAGCGCGTAGGCAAGTACTTGCCGGAGCTTGCAGGCTGA
- a CDS encoding four helix bundle suffix domain-containing protein, with protein MIPAHGGYRKLRSFQVVQTIYDGTVVFCDRFVEKRSRTHDQMVQAARSGVQNIAEGSMASATSRKTELKLTGVARASLEELLLDYEDFLRQRGLPIWDKNSPQALAVRGSYLSDGSHTSDRSDKSDTSDPYHFATASAQEAANTLICLLNQASFLLGRQLQRLKETFLRDGGFTERLYRERSRTRHHREG; from the coding sequence TTGATTCCGGCGCATGGCGGCTATCGCAAGTTGCGGAGCTTCCAGGTAGTGCAGACCATATATGACGGGACTGTGGTCTTCTGCGATCGCTTTGTCGAGAAACGCTCGCGCACCCACGACCAGATGGTGCAAGCGGCACGCAGCGGAGTTCAGAACATCGCTGAAGGCAGCATGGCGTCAGCGACCTCGAGAAAGACCGAGCTCAAGCTCACTGGCGTCGCCCGCGCGAGTTTGGAGGAACTGCTGCTCGATTACGAGGATTTCCTGCGCCAGCGCGGCTTGCCCATCTGGGACAAAAACTCGCCCCAAGCGCTGGCGGTGCGGGGAAGCTACTTGTCAGACGGGTCCCACACGTCCGACAGGTCAGACAAGTCCGACACGTCCGACCCCTACCATTTCGCCACCGCCTCGGCCCAAGAGGCCGCCAACACCCTCATCTGCCTGCTCAACCAGGCGAGTTTTCTCCTCGGCCGGCAGTTGCAGCGATTAAAGGAGACGTTTCTCCGCGACGGCGGGTTCACCGAGCGGCTGTACCGTGAGCGTTCGCGCACTCGCCATCACCGCGAAGGTTGA
- the priA gene encoding primosomal protein N' encodes MYCADVLPNPGRPFDQVFTYAVPPELASRISEGGQVVVPLGARMVPGFVVRLHSAPQVSDLKPVQQLLREAPTLPAPLVRLARWMSEYYLCPLGEALQPVMPPGSPRLARRARLAVSADSETARDLCRQHPECACAVRLLREEGGETSVRRLEREAGVAAVRRLRASGVIAVDARIVAGRTLAAQMAELVHPAPEVRRAAAALRRRAPKQALVLEQLLAAGEPVDIRHLARRAGTGVGAVRGLAAKGLVRVFSSPLLRAPWAEAELVGDLPARLTTEQESAVERIAAAIEARRAETFLLYGVTASGKTEVFVRAAERALARGRQAVILMPEIALTAQAVGIFRGRFGARVAVLHSALGPGERGGEWRRIHAGEAQVVIGARSALFAPCPDLGLIVLDEEHDPSYKQDFPPRYHARDTAIERARLAGAAVVLASATPSLESFHRARAGDYTLLALPTRIGERPPPAVEVADLRGVRQSIFTPRLIYLMKQALDAGEQIILFLNRRGYATIVLCPECGTALRCPHCDVALIFHRAARTVECHHCGLSETPPTTCGKCGGANIQFAGWGTERVEQELRRRLPRARPTRMDRDTTTRKGAHVRIVEDFRRADADVLVGTQMVTKGFHFPGVTLVGVLCADVGLNLPDLRAGERTFQLLAQVAGRCGRGDRPGRVVIQTYAPEHYAVTASRRHDYEAFFAEESEARREHGYPPFGYLCNVVVSAPSEGAARAYAEALARAVGLAPQGLSPFSSGKMMDCTLGETGAAPGLTVLGPASAPLAKVRGKHRWHLLLRAAEAEPIRAALVRALDHERPPKDVSVTVDMDPVSLT; translated from the coding sequence ATGTACTGCGCCGACGTGCTTCCGAATCCCGGAAGGCCCTTCGATCAGGTCTTCACCTATGCCGTGCCGCCGGAGCTGGCGTCACGCATCAGCGAAGGCGGCCAGGTGGTGGTGCCGCTGGGGGCGCGCATGGTGCCGGGGTTCGTGGTGCGCCTGCACAGCGCGCCCCAAGTCAGCGACCTCAAGCCGGTGCAGCAACTTCTGCGCGAGGCGCCGACGCTGCCCGCGCCGCTGGTTCGCCTCGCGCGATGGATGAGCGAATACTACCTGTGCCCCCTGGGCGAGGCGCTGCAGCCGGTGATGCCGCCGGGAAGTCCCCGCCTGGCGCGCCGCGCGCGGCTGGCGGTGAGCGCTGACTCGGAAACCGCGCGCGACCTCTGCCGTCAGCACCCGGAGTGCGCCTGCGCCGTGCGCCTCCTGCGCGAGGAGGGGGGCGAGACCTCGGTGCGCCGCCTGGAGCGCGAGGCCGGGGTGGCGGCCGTGCGCCGGTTGCGGGCGAGCGGGGTGATCGCGGTGGACGCGCGCATCGTGGCGGGGCGAACGCTGGCGGCGCAGATGGCGGAGCTGGTGCACCCGGCGCCCGAGGTGCGCCGGGCGGCGGCAGCGCTGCGCCGGCGCGCCCCCAAGCAGGCGCTGGTGCTCGAACAACTGCTGGCGGCAGGTGAACCGGTTGACATTCGCCACCTGGCGCGGCGGGCCGGCACCGGCGTCGGCGCCGTGCGCGGCCTGGCGGCCAAGGGGTTGGTGCGCGTGTTCAGCAGCCCCCTGCTCCGCGCGCCCTGGGCGGAGGCCGAGCTGGTGGGAGACCTCCCTGCGCGCCTCACCACCGAGCAGGAGTCGGCGGTGGAGCGCATCGCGGCTGCAATCGAGGCCCGGCGCGCGGAAACGTTTCTGCTCTATGGCGTGACCGCCAGCGGCAAGACCGAGGTCTTCGTGCGCGCGGCCGAGCGCGCGCTGGCGCGGGGGCGGCAGGCCGTCATCCTCATGCCCGAGATCGCCCTCACCGCGCAGGCGGTCGGCATCTTCCGCGGGCGCTTTGGCGCGCGGGTGGCGGTGCTGCACAGCGCGCTCGGCCCGGGCGAGCGCGGCGGCGAGTGGCGGCGCATCCACGCCGGCGAGGCCCAGGTCGTCATCGGCGCGCGCTCGGCGCTGTTCGCACCCTGCCCCGACCTGGGGCTGATCGTCCTCGACGAAGAGCACGATCCGTCGTACAAGCAGGATTTCCCGCCGCGTTATCACGCGCGCGACACCGCCATCGAGCGCGCGCGACTGGCGGGCGCCGCGGTGGTGCTGGCGAGCGCCACCCCCAGCCTCGAGTCCTTCCACCGCGCCCGCGCCGGCGACTACACCCTGCTGGCGCTGCCCACCCGCATCGGCGAGCGCCCGCCGCCGGCGGTGGAGGTGGCGGACCTGCGCGGGGTGCGGCAGTCCATCTTCACCCCGCGCCTGATCTACCTGATGAAGCAGGCGCTCGACGCCGGCGAGCAGATCATCCTCTTCCTCAACCGCCGCGGCTATGCCACCATCGTGCTGTGCCCCGAGTGCGGCACCGCCCTGCGCTGCCCCCACTGCGATGTCGCCCTCATCTTCCATCGCGCCGCGCGCACCGTCGAGTGCCACCACTGCGGCCTGAGCGAGACCCCCCCCACCACCTGCGGCAAGTGCGGCGGCGCCAACATCCAGTTCGCGGGCTGGGGCACCGAGCGCGTCGAGCAGGAGCTGCGGCGCCGGCTGCCCCGGGCGCGTCCCACCCGCATGGACCGCGACACCACCACCCGCAAAGGGGCGCACGTGCGCATCGTCGAGGACTTCCGCCGCGCCGACGCCGACGTCCTGGTCGGCACGCAGATGGTGACCAAGGGCTTCCACTTCCCGGGGGTGACGCTGGTGGGCGTGCTGTGCGCCGATGTCGGCCTCAACCTGCCCGACCTGCGCGCCGGCGAGCGCACCTTCCAGCTCCTGGCGCAGGTCGCCGGGCGTTGCGGCCGCGGCGACCGCCCCGGCCGGGTGGTGATCCAGACCTACGCCCCCGAACACTACGCCGTCACCGCCTCCCGCCGCCACGACTACGAGGCCTTCTTCGCCGAGGAATCGGAGGCGCGCCGGGAGCACGGGTATCCGCCCTTCGGTTATCTGTGCAACGTGGTGGTAAGCGCGCCCAGCGAGGGCGCCGCGCGGGCCTACGCCGAGGCGCTCGCCCGCGCCGTGGGACTGGCACCGCAGGGACTGTCCCCATTTTCTTCCGGGAAAATGATGGACTGTACCCTCGGAGAAACCGGTGCCGCTCCCGGCCTGACCGTCCTCGGCCCTGCCTCCGCGCCCCTGGCCAAGGTGCGCGGCAAGCACCGCTGGCACTTGCTGCTACGGGCAGCAGAGGCAGAGCCCATCCGCGCCGCCCTGGTGCGCGCCCTCGACCACGAACGCCCGCCTAAGGACGTCTCGGTTACGGTGGACATGGATCCCGTGTCGCTGACGTGA
- the metK gene encoding methionine adenosyltransferase produces the protein MSNRYVFTSESVTEGHPDKMADQISDAVLDAILEQDPLGRVACETLVTTGLVIVAGEITTDCYVEIPQIVRNMVESIGYTRAKYGFDFETAGVLSSIQPQSPDIAKGVNIGGAGDQGMMFGYACTETPELMPMPIMVAHKLARRLAAIRREGVVDYLRPDGKTQVTVEYENGKPVRIDKLVVSAHHRPDVGLETIRRDVIEHVIRPIVPADYMDDNTRILVNPTGRFEKGGPQADTGLTGRKIIVDTYGGVARHGGGCFSGKDATKVDRSASYMMRYIAKNLVAAGLADKLEVQVAYSIGEPSPLALGVDAFGTGKVEDEVLIRLIRDRFDLTPAGMIEKLELRKPQYRQVAAYGHFGRTDLDVSWEHTDMAETLHAAAG, from the coding sequence ATGTCGAATAGGTACGTCTTCACCTCGGAGAGCGTGACCGAGGGCCATCCCGACAAGATGGCCGACCAGATCTCGGACGCCGTGCTCGATGCCATTCTCGAACAGGATCCGCTGGGGCGCGTCGCCTGTGAAACCCTGGTGACCACGGGGCTGGTGATCGTCGCGGGGGAGATCACGACCGACTGCTACGTCGAGATCCCTCAGATCGTGCGCAACATGGTCGAGAGCATCGGCTACACGCGCGCGAAGTACGGCTTCGATTTCGAGACCGCGGGGGTGCTGTCATCCATTCAGCCGCAGTCGCCCGACATCGCCAAGGGCGTCAACATCGGCGGCGCCGGCGACCAGGGCATGATGTTCGGCTATGCCTGCACCGAGACGCCGGAGCTGATGCCGATGCCGATCATGGTCGCGCACAAGCTGGCGCGGCGGCTGGCGGCGATTCGCCGCGAAGGCGTCGTGGACTACCTGCGCCCCGACGGCAAGACCCAGGTCACCGTCGAGTATGAAAACGGCAAGCCGGTGCGCATTGATAAGCTCGTCGTTTCCGCTCACCATCGCCCGGACGTGGGCCTGGAGACCATCCGCCGCGATGTCATCGAACACGTGATCCGCCCCATCGTGCCCGCCGACTACATGGATGACAACACGCGCATCCTGGTCAATCCCACCGGCCGCTTCGAGAAGGGCGGCCCGCAGGCCGACACCGGGCTCACCGGGCGCAAGATCATCGTTGACACCTACGGCGGCGTGGCGCGGCACGGCGGCGGGTGCTTCTCCGGCAAGGATGCGACCAAGGTGGACCGCTCGGCGTCCTACATGATGCGCTACATCGCCAAGAACCTGGTGGCCGCGGGCCTCGCCGACAAGCTCGAGGTGCAGGTGGCCTATTCCATCGGCGAGCCCTCGCCGCTGGCGCTGGGGGTGGACGCCTTCGGCACCGGCAAGGTGGAGGATGAAGTGCTGATTCGCCTCATCCGCGACCGCTTCGACCTCACGCCCGCCGGCATGATCGAGAAGCTGGAACTGCGCAAACCGCAGTACCGGCAGGTAGCGGCGTACGGGCACTTCGGCCGCACCGACCTCGATGTGAGCTGGGAGCATACCGACATGGCCGAGACCTTGCACGCCGCCGCCGGATAG
- the coaBC gene encoding bifunctional phosphopantothenoylcysteine decarboxylase/phosphopantothenate--cysteine ligase CoaBC, with protein MRDKCIAIGVTGGIAAYKVAGVASALRQAGADVHVIMTAAATHFISPLTFATLSGNEVVADMFERPAHWEIKHVALADRADAFLVAPASANTIAKLAAGLADNMVTAVALATRAPVIIAPAMNEHMLAHRATQDNLARLRAFGYHVMECGEGHLACGATGQGRLPEPAAMVAEVERILGGARDPAGRSELALSATKGPALEGLTVLITSGPTREPIDAVRFISNRSTGKMGYALAQAAAGRGARVILVSGPTALPDPPGTQVVRVETTAEMLAAVEQHVEHADVVIGAAAPSDYAPQEPAAHKITKSAPHIALKLERTPDLLAWVAERKGERVLVGFAAETSDLIARAQDKLARKRLDLMVANDVTVEGAGFAADTNVAALVFPDGRVEELPLMSKLELAQRVMEVIARLARERRGA; from the coding sequence TTGCGCGATAAGTGCATAGCAATCGGCGTCACCGGCGGGATCGCCGCCTACAAGGTGGCCGGGGTCGCCAGCGCCCTGCGCCAGGCCGGGGCCGACGTCCACGTCATCATGACCGCGGCCGCCACCCACTTCATCTCGCCGCTTACCTTCGCGACCCTGTCCGGCAACGAGGTAGTCGCGGACATGTTCGAGCGGCCCGCGCACTGGGAGATCAAGCACGTCGCGCTCGCCGATCGCGCCGACGCGTTCCTGGTCGCGCCCGCGAGCGCCAACACCATCGCCAAGCTCGCCGCCGGCCTGGCCGACAACATGGTGACCGCGGTTGCGCTGGCGACCCGCGCGCCGGTCATCATCGCCCCGGCGATGAATGAGCACATGCTGGCGCATCGCGCGACCCAGGACAACCTCGCGCGCCTGCGCGCCTTCGGCTACCACGTCATGGAGTGCGGCGAGGGCCACCTGGCATGCGGCGCCACGGGCCAGGGGCGCCTGCCCGAGCCGGCGGCGATGGTGGCCGAGGTGGAGCGCATCCTGGGCGGCGCGCGCGACCCTGCGGGCCGCTCAGAGCTTGCCCTGAGTGCAACGAAGGGGCCGGCGCTCGAGGGCCTGACGGTGCTCATCACCTCGGGGCCGACGCGGGAACCGATAGACGCCGTGCGCTTCATCTCCAATCGCTCCACCGGCAAGATGGGTTATGCGCTGGCGCAAGCCGCGGCGGGCCGCGGGGCGCGCGTGATTCTCGTCAGCGGGCCCACCGCCCTGCCGGACCCGCCCGGGACGCAGGTGGTGCGAGTGGAGACGACGGCGGAGATGCTGGCGGCGGTGGAGCAGCATGTGGAGCACGCCGATGTCGTGATCGGCGCCGCCGCGCCCTCGGACTATGCGCCCCAGGAACCCGCGGCGCACAAGATCACTAAGTCCGCGCCGCACATCGCCCTCAAGCTGGAGCGTACGCCGGACCTGCTGGCGTGGGTGGCCGAGCGCAAAGGTGAGCGCGTCCTGGTTGGCTTTGCCGCGGAGACCTCGGACCTCATCGCGCGCGCCCAGGACAAGCTTGCGCGCAAGCGCCTCGACCTGATGGTAGCCAATGACGTGACGGTGGAGGGCGCGGGCTTCGCGGCGGACACGAATGTGGCGGCCCTGGTGTTCCCCGATGGGCGCGTGGAGGAGCTGCCGCTGATGAGCAAGCTCGAGCTCGCCCAGCGGGTGATGGAGGTGATCGCGCGCCTGGCGCGGGAGCGCCGGGGCGCCTGA
- the gmk gene encoding guanylate kinase translates to MTPPPRKQRSAGGAGLLVVISGPSGVGKGAIVAGAGDRLPGLRRAVSATTRAPRAGEVEGKSYYFKSHDEFRRLRDAGELLEWAQYLDDYYGTPRREAERDLAAGETLVFEVDVKGARSIRGLYPEAVLVFAAPPTWEALAARLGARQSETGDALTRRLEVARAELECAEEYDYVIINDRLADAVDLFRAIVRAEHARPQRVDLNRLRADASRAKRTP, encoded by the coding sequence GTGACGCCTCCTCCGCGCAAGCAGCGCTCGGCGGGCGGCGCCGGGCTTCTGGTCGTCATCTCCGGCCCCTCGGGCGTGGGCAAGGGCGCCATCGTCGCCGGCGCCGGCGACCGCTTGCCGGGCCTGCGGCGCGCCGTGTCGGCCACCACCCGCGCCCCGCGCGCGGGCGAGGTCGAGGGCAAGAGCTACTACTTCAAGTCGCATGACGAGTTCCGCCGCCTGCGCGACGCGGGCGAATTGCTGGAGTGGGCGCAGTACCTGGATGACTACTACGGCACCCCCCGCCGGGAGGCGGAACGCGACCTCGCCGCCGGCGAAACGCTGGTCTTCGAGGTGGACGTCAAGGGCGCGCGCAGCATTCGCGGCCTCTACCCCGAAGCCGTGCTGGTGTTCGCGGCGCCGCCGACCTGGGAGGCGCTGGCGGCCCGTCTCGGCGCCCGCCAGAGCGAAACCGGCGACGCGCTCACCCGTCGCCTGGAGGTCGCGCGGGCCGAGCTCGAGTGCGCCGAGGAATATGATTACGTCATCATCAACGATCGCCTCGCCGACGCGGTGGACCTGTTCCGCGCTATCGTGCGCGCCGAACACGCCCGCCCCCAGCGGGTGGACCTGAACCGCCTGCGCGCCGACGCCAGCCGCGCTAAGCGCACACCATGA
- a CDS encoding BON domain-containing protein produces MTLADTRLRRDIQKELVKRDIESNQINVSVVNFVVHLEGELRAVRGMRLDLRREREIIEEVIRRMKAVRDVVNNLKVPL; encoded by the coding sequence ATGACCCTTGCCGATACCCGGCTGCGCCGGGACATCCAAAAAGAGCTGGTCAAGCGCGACATCGAGTCGAACCAGATCAACGTCAGCGTGGTCAACTTCGTCGTGCACCTGGAGGGGGAGCTACGCGCCGTGCGGGGGATGCGGCTCGATCTGCGCCGGGAGCGCGAGATCATCGAGGAAGTCATTCGCCGCATGAAGGCTGTGCGCGACGTCGTCAACAACCTCAAGGTCCCCCTGTGA
- a CDS encoding DUF1844 domain-containing protein, with protein MSDEKQDELDPGFRVVDKRQGAASEGGGQANGQAADEHPAEAPADTGSRPGAEQAEEGEQAPELESIDVYGVVQYCIALLNGHAWQWMGLVMNPVTKSVERDLAQARVAIDCIEALLKQSQAGMPEAQARQLQQALNDLRINFVRQGAQGA; from the coding sequence ATGTCAGATGAGAAACAGGACGAACTGGACCCGGGATTCCGCGTCGTGGACAAGCGCCAGGGGGCGGCGAGCGAAGGGGGAGGCCAGGCAAACGGGCAAGCGGCGGACGAGCACCCTGCGGAGGCGCCGGCAGACACGGGGAGCCGCCCCGGTGCTGAGCAGGCCGAGGAGGGCGAGCAGGCGCCGGAGCTGGAATCCATTGACGTGTACGGCGTCGTCCAGTACTGCATCGCGCTCCTCAACGGCCACGCCTGGCAGTGGATGGGGCTGGTGATGAACCCCGTGACCAAGAGCGTCGAACGGGATCTGGCCCAGGCGCGGGTCGCCATTGACTGCATCGAGGCTCTGCTCAAGCAGTCGCAGGCGGGCATGCCCGAGGCGCAGGCGCGCCAGCTGCAGCAGGCTCTGAACGACTTGCGGATCAACTTCGTGCGCCAGGGCGCCCAGGGCGCGTGA
- the rodA gene encoding rod shape-determining protein RodA, with the protein MFERRLLKHLDWALIAATMALALYGLAMIYSASFSNRSLTGGDAFFFVKRQAWWLGVGLATAAACAGVDYRGPARRHRLIYVVVIIGLLGVMWRGQSAGGAARWVSIGGFRLQPSELAKVGLIMTLAALLARRRQTVTRLGTIAVTVMHVAAPAALIALQPDLGTALVLVALWFVMLFLAGARKLHLGVAALALALLFAGAWKLDVLRPYQKARLSVFLNPGVDPLGSGYHVIQSKIAVGSGRWWGKGYLGGTQSQLRFIPSQHTDFIFTVVGEELGFVGAACLLALYLVVLWRGLAIMDHADDALGMLLAGGIVAMFALQVLVNIGMTVSIMPITGLPLPFFSYGGSSMVASMAAVGLLLSIAMRRQRIRF; encoded by the coding sequence ATGTTCGAACGGCGCTTGCTCAAGCACCTCGACTGGGCGCTGATCGCGGCGACCATGGCGCTGGCCCTCTACGGGCTGGCGATGATCTACAGCGCCAGCTTCTCCAACCGCTCCCTTACCGGCGGCGACGCGTTCTTCTTCGTCAAGCGCCAGGCCTGGTGGCTGGGGGTGGGATTGGCGACAGCGGCAGCCTGCGCAGGTGTAGACTATCGGGGGCCGGCCCGCCGCCACCGCCTGATCTACGTTGTCGTCATCATCGGTCTGCTGGGGGTGATGTGGCGGGGCCAGTCCGCGGGGGGGGCGGCGCGCTGGGTGAGCATCGGCGGCTTCCGGCTGCAGCCATCGGAGCTCGCCAAAGTGGGGTTGATCATGACCCTGGCCGCGCTGCTGGCTCGCCGGCGGCAAACCGTGACGCGGCTGGGCACGATCGCGGTGACGGTGATGCACGTCGCGGCGCCGGCCGCGCTGATCGCGCTGCAACCCGACCTGGGGACGGCGCTGGTGCTGGTGGCATTGTGGTTCGTCATGCTTTTCCTGGCGGGGGCGCGCAAGCTCCATCTGGGGGTGGCGGCGCTGGCCCTGGCGCTGCTGTTTGCGGGCGCGTGGAAGCTCGATGTGCTGCGGCCCTACCAGAAGGCGCGCCTGTCGGTTTTCCTCAACCCGGGCGTGGATCCGCTCGGCAGCGGCTACCACGTCATCCAGTCCAAGATCGCCGTCGGCTCGGGGCGCTGGTGGGGCAAGGGCTATCTGGGGGGCACGCAGAGCCAGCTTCGTTTCATCCCCTCCCAGCACACCGACTTCATCTTCACCGTGGTGGGCGAGGAACTTGGGTTCGTCGGCGCCGCGTGCCTGCTCGCGTTGTACCTGGTCGTGCTGTGGCGCGGGCTCGCGATCATGGATCACGCCGACGACGCGCTGGGAATGCTGCTTGCGGGCGGCATCGTCGCCATGTTTGCGCTGCAGGTGCTGGTCAATATCGGCATGACGGTCAGCATCATGCCGATCACCGGACTGCCGCTACCGTTTTTCAGCTATGGGGGCAGCAGCATGGTCGCGAGCATGGCGGCGGTGGGCCTGCTGCTGAGCATCGCCATGCGCCGCCAGCGCATCAGGTTCTGA